One Oryza brachyantha chromosome 3, ObraRS2, whole genome shotgun sequence DNA segment encodes these proteins:
- the LOC102709349 gene encoding protein DA1-related 1-like produces the protein MGWLSKIFKGSVNRVSRGHYNGNSHEGYSAWQTKSYEHENDHEDIDHAIALSLSEEDQRKGKAVDEPGIDHRLHEDEQLARALQESLNDEPPHQNVPVKDVRSESTPATFLPPYIFPSTGFRVCAGCKTPIGQGRFLSCMDSVWHPKCFRCFACDRPISEYEFAVHEDNPYHRSCYKELFHPKCDVCKNFIPTNKNGLIEYRAHPFWMQKYCPAHENDGTPRCCSCERMEPKDSKYITLDDGRKLCLECLNTAIMDTNECQPLYIDIQEFYEGLNMKVEQQIPLLLVERQALNEAMEAEKTGHHLSETRGLCLSEEQIVRTILRRPVIGPGNKIVDMITGPYKLVRRCEVTAILILFGLPRLLTGSILAHEMMHAYLRLKGYQTLDPKVEEGICQVLAHMWLESEITSGSSSIIASIASSSSSSSSSSAPSSKKGVQTDFEKKLGEFFKHQIETDPSDVYGDGFRDGIKAVERYGLRKTLDHMKLTGVFPC, from the exons ATGGGTTGGCTGAGCAAAATTTTTAAAGGTTCAGTAAATAGAGTGTCAAGAGGGCACTACAATGGAAACTCCCATGAAGGCTACTCAGCTTGGCAGACTAAATCCTAT GAGCATGAGAATGACCATGAAGACATAGATCACGCTATTGCATTATCTTTATCAGAAGAAGATCAGAGGAAGGGGAAGGCTGTTG ATGAACCAGGTATTGATCATCGTTTACATGAAGATGAACAGCTTGCACGGGCTTTGCAAGAGAGTTTGAATGATGAACCTCCTCATCAGAATGTTCCAGTAAAAGATGTTCGCTCGGAGAGTACTCCAGCAACTTTCTTGCCCCCATATATATTCCCCTCAACTGGATTCAG GGTTTGCGCTGGATGTAAAACTCCAATTGGTCAAGGACGGTTTCTTAGTTGCATGGATTCTGTTTGGCACCCTAAGTGCTTCCGGTGTTTTGCCTGTGATAGGCCAATATCAGAATATGAG TTTGCAGTTCATGAAGATAACCCATACCATAGATCTTGCTATAAGGAGCTTTTCCATCCAAAATGTGATGTTTGCAAGAACTTT ATtccaacaaataaaaatggcCTCATTGAATACCGGGCCCATCCTTTCTGGATGCAGAAGTATTGTCCTGCCCATGAAAATGATGGCACTCCTAGGTGTTGCAGTTGTGAACGAATGGAG CCAAAGGATAGTAAGTACATAACATTAGATGATGGCCGGAAACTCTGCTTGGAATGTCTGAATACTGCAATAATGGACACAAACGAATGCCAACCACTATATATTGACATTCAAGAATTCTATGAGGGTTTAAACATGAAAGTGGAACAACAAATTCCCTTGCTCTTGGTTGAGCGACAAGCTTTAAATGAAGCTATGGAGGCCGAAAAAACT GGACATCACCTTTCTGAAACCAGAGGTCTCTGCCTATCTGAAGAGCAAATTGTCCGAACT ATATTAAGAAGACCAGTAATTGGACCAGGAAACAAGATCGTAGACATGATTACAGGACCATACAAACTGGTTCGACGCTGTGAAGTGACTGCAATTCTTATATTATTTGGCCTTCCAAG ACTGTTGACTGGCTCCATTTTGGCTCATGAGATGATGCATGCTTACCTCCGACTTAAGG GATACCAAACTCTTGACCCAAAGGTTGAAGAAGGCATCTGTCAGGTTCTAGCTCATATGTGGCTGGAGTCAGAAATAACATCAGGGTCTAGTAGCATCATTGCATCCATCGCATCATCTtcatcgtcgtcatcgtcatcTTCAGCACCCTCATCCAAAAAGGGTGTGCAGACGGATTTCGAGAAGAAGCTCGGAGAGTTCTTCAAGCACCAGATTGAGACAGACCCCTCTGATGTCTATGGAGACGGGTTCCGGGATGGCATTAAAGCCGTTGAGCGCTATGGCTTGAGAAAAACCCTTGATCATATGAAGCTTACAGGGGTTTTCCCGTGTTGA
- the LOC102709822 gene encoding protein DETOXIFICATION 33, with protein sequence MGKLVSKSWQESKLLWHIAFPAILTAVFQFSIGFVTVGFVGHIGQVELAAVTVVENVIEGFAYGVLLGMGSALETLCGQAVGAGQVEMLGVYIQRSWLICIATAAALAPTYVFTAGILRGLRQPGDIADVAGRYTRWVIPQLFAYAANFPLQKFFQSQSKVWAMTFISGAALALHVVLNYVFLTRLGHGLVAAALVGNLTWWLIILAQFAYLVSGCFPDAWKGFSMLAFKNLTAFVKLSLASAVMLCLELWYYTAVLILVGLLKNAKLQVDVMSVCINYQLWTLMVALGFNAAVSVRVSNELGANRPKAAKFAVAMAVSTSAFIGAIFMAVFFIWRKQLPRFFSDDADVLREAAKLGFLLAGTIFLNSIQPVLSGVAIGAGWQSLVAFINIGCYYLVGIPLGVLFGFKLKLNAMGIWVGMSLGTLLQTAILAFISFRTKWERQAMLAEERIREWGGRNDDALPSTTSTADNENNVDR encoded by the exons ATGGGGAAGCTGGTGAGCAAGAGCTGGCAGGAGTCGAAGCTGCTGTGGCACATCGCCTTCCCGGCCATCCTCACGGCCGTCTTCCAGTTCTCCATCGGCTTCGTCACCGTCGGCTTCGTCGGACACATCGGCCAggtcgagctcgccgccgtcaccgtcgtcgagAACGTCATCGAGGGCTTCGCCTACGGCGTCCTG CTGGGCATGGGGAGCGCGCTGGAGACGCTGTGCGGGCAGGCGGTGGGCGCCGGGCAGGTGGAGATGCTGGGCGTCTACATCCAGCGCTCCTGGCTCATCTGCAtcgccaccgcggcggcgctcgcgcCGACCTACGTCTTCACGGCGGGGATCCTGCGCGGGCTCCGGCAGCCGGGCGAcatcgccgacgtcgccgggcGGTACACCCGGTGGGTGATCCCGCAGCTGTTCGCCTACGCCGCCAACTTCCCGCTCCAGAAGTTCTTCCAGTCGCAGAGCAAGGTCTGGGCCATGACCTTcatctccggcgccgccctcgccctccACGTCGTCCTCAACTACGTCTTCCTCACCCGCCTCGGCCacggcctcgtcgccgccgccctcgtcggCAACCTCACTTGGTGGCTCATCATCCTCGCGCAGTTCGCCTACCTCGTCTCCGGCTGCTTCCCGGACGCCTGGAAGGGCTTCTCCATGCTCGCCTTCAAAAACCTCACCGCCTTCGTCAAGCTCTcgctcgcctccgccgtcaTGCTCtg CTTGGAGCTGTGGTACTACACAGCAGTGCTCATCCTTGTCGGCCTCCTGAAGAATGCCAAGCTCCAGGTTGACGTCATGTCTGTTTG CATCAATTACCAGCTCTGGACCTTGATGGTTGCACTGGGCTTCAATGCAGCAGTCAg CGTGAGGGTGTCGAACGAGCTGGGGGCGAACCGGCCAAAGGCGGCCAAGTtcgcggtggcgatggcggtgtCGACGTCGGCGTTCATCGGCGCCATCTTCATGGCCGTGTTCTTCATCTGGCGGAAGCAGCTGCCGCGCTTCTTcagcgacgacgccgacgtgcTCCGGGAGGCCGCCAAGCTCGGCTTCCTCCTCGCGGGGACCATCTTCCTCAACAGCATCCAGCCCGTCCTCTCAG GTGTGGCGATAGGAGCAGGGTGGCAGTCGCTGGTGGCGTTCATAAACATAGGCTGCTACTACCTCGTTGGCATCCCACTGGGAGTCCTCTTTGGCTTCAAGCTCAAGCTCAATGCAATG GGGATTTGGGTGGGTATGTCACTTGGCACGCTGCTTCAGACAGCTATACTCGCCTTCATTTCCTTCAGAACCAAATGGGAGAGACAG GCCATGCTGGCAGAGGAGAGGATCAGAGAGTGGGGAGGAAGGAACGACGACGCGCTGCCGTCCACGACATCGACGGCTGATAATGAAAACAATGTAGATAGATGA